In the genome of Spodoptera frugiperda isolate SF20-4 chromosome 1, AGI-APGP_CSIRO_Sfru_2.0, whole genome shotgun sequence, the window TCCATTGGCAGTGAAAAATATCTGAATTCCATTTGAGTAACAAATTGATAAATTCAAGTGtaattttagttagtaacaCCTTTGATCATTTAGTAAGTATTGGGGAGGGATCAGAATTATATATCTGAAAATTCATTCTAATAGCAACATGGGAATGACTTCACTTTCAGGGTTTCAAAAATAAGAGCCTGAATTATTGTAATATAGAGACGAGGTAAAGAAGTTACCATAGTATTGTTTACAACTTACCTTAAATTGTACTATTCGCCCAAATTTTTCAAATTCAGACAATACATCATAGAAGAATTCTTTGTACTCTTTGTATGTTTCACTATCTTCATACTCTAGCATGATATCAGTATCATATTCACTGACATCTGCATTACTTAGCCCAAAGTGGGTGTAAAAGTTTGTAGCTAATAAcacctaaaataaaacattttttgttagttccgcaagtaaataaatgatgacCTAGAAGCAATAATGATCAACCTTTTGACCATCATTTAAGTCTactgatattaaattataatatatgtttacTACTTGCTACAATGATATCACATTACatgatatgtttttattattacataatatgtccAGAGTAGTCTGTGACCCCTGTGATGATCAAAAGATATCATTTGAGATAAGCAAATATCtctgtaaattttataaaaggaTATAAGTACTCTGCTAATTCCTGGATATTGATGATTTCTTGAACACTGGTCACCAAATCGACAGCATGATGTTTTGGTGAAAAATGGACAGTTTTCAGCTTCTGGTCTCGTTTCACGAACCACTTTTAATTCAGGAGGAGGTTCAACTGAGTCTCCTGATAAGAACTTGTCCAAATGATCcataaacattttatgttttcttttctgTTCTTCTTCAGCAGCTTttattctttcttcttctttctttttcctTTCTTGTTCCAACTCCCATTCCTGTAATAAATATTGGTGGTAAGTTAGGTAGATCAAGATACTTCATGGTTGATAAGTGAAAGAACacctttaacaaaataacatgtaagataataaaataacatgctTTTGCTTAGACTGTAACCATACACAGAAATCATTAATATATGGTATTGATATTGTCTTAATGTAATTAGTTAATtgcttaattatattttaatactagtTTTAAGTTAAGTGTTTCTAATTAGCAAAAGAGTTGTGCTTACTAGTCTCATCTTAGCTTCTTGTTCCGCTCGCAATTGTATGGCCCTCTGTTTTTCTTCTTGGAGTCTTTTCCACTGAGCAATTGCAATTTTCTCAGCTTCAATCCATTTTGCATTTTCTTcctcattttgtttattaatttgttcaAGAAGTAATTGTTCTTCTATTTCTTGCTGTTTAATGTACCATTCAGTTGAGAAAAACTTGTCTGAAAGTAATTTGAGACACACAGATAAgacatagtaaaatatatttcgaaataaagatttattataggttacttttttaaCCAAAATAACGAATAACTCATTTTGgttacttttaaaataccaCATACTTTAAATTTGATAAATGACCAACCTCTTTCCGTAGCTTGAAGTGTTCGTATACGTTTTCTTCTCTGCTTTTTGGCAAGTTTTCTCCATTCTGCATGCCtgcaaatacaaataaatattattacaatttgtaaatacaaatacatatacttCGTTATAAGTTTTTGCAGGGGTACTAACCTTCCCATATTTTCTGTGATTGATAAAtatttggtattcttttcttttatattttttaatgttccaACAAGAACTGAAGAATGAgatttattttgaacaaaacaCAACTATTGTATACGAGCActttactataaataaagaaaagaaataaacaacacGCATGACAGATTGAGTTGACATTTGACAGTTTGAGTGTTGCTGTTGCCAGTCAAAAGTCAAACAATGCAGCAGTGTTGCCATTAACAGCCAGCGAGAAATTTTAACCTCCTGTGTTTGGTTCAAAAAATTATCGTGTTttttaagctatattttttcaaaagcTGTAGGAATATATAAATGCTATGattcaacttttttatttatcacaatgaattttttaacaatacattttgataacattaagaaaaaaaaagaactaaatctttttaaaaacgATTTAGGTATACTGACTAAACGTATATATCCGAAACTTTGCATCTGTAAAGACGACTGACGACACATGATTATCTTTAGTTAGTTTTAACTCTATAATtacaaaaagtataattaagGAACTACagtgtttataattattaccaATTGGTACAGTAAACCTactgtaaaacatattttttattacttacatgtataaataattatactatacctaataataaataatagtgtgattaaaatgtaactaagatatttatatcttaaaattatcgcactataattaataatatattataaaaactacttttgattattttttgaagGTAGACGAACTTTTTTaccttatatattttatttacctatttcctCATAAAACTATTGTGGGTAGTAGTTAGTTACACCGTGAACTCTGATTACGCTTAACATCATAATTGTGTTGCATCATAATGGAAAATAGCAAGCAAAAGataaaaaacttaattcaaAATCACCAGGAATTCGACTTTATTCAACTATTGCGTGCAGGATTTGATCCTAATTTAGAAGGTGGTTGGCCAATTCGACTAGCAGCTCGACATGGCTGTACCTTAATTGTCGAGGCTTTGCTTCAGTTTGGAGCAAATCCACATTTATTGAGTGAATCAGGTAATAATATCGTTTTCAGACATTCCCTTTAAGTTTCACGCATcacacaaaaagtaaataacgGGCGTATATTTTCAAATTCTGTGTTGATATTAAGACTTCGAAATGTTatgctaataaaatattgtccAACATGTCTATATACGTATTTTttggaaaacatattttgttttctcaTTCATCAAAATAACATTCCCATGTGTCGTAAATAAgcaaaatgattttaaaatgtttaccaaAATATGATTGTTGTTATACTTAGGTGCATCAACGTTACAACTCGCAGTATTTTCTGGTGAACACTGGGAGACCGATAAATGGACACCGTTACTGTCGTGCTGCGATTCATCCCAGTTGGCTGATGGCGCAGCTGTAGCAATTATCTTTAATAACGTTGAGGCTTTAAACAAGATTTTAACGACTGGGAGATGTAATACTAACATTCCTACGACTTTAACAGGTAAGTTACATTTCCTACATGAAGGTAGATATCTGCTAAGTTTAGTAGGCATATATCTACTTACCTAATATGTGTTTAGGTATATTGACCCAGGCTGCTCAGGTAATTGTGTGTAGGTAGTATTTGTTGTTTACATTATAGGTGTTCAGTTCAGTtcatcagttttattatatacttttaatatttcaggGAAAACATTAGAAGTTTTGGCAAAAGCGTACAAATTGAGCGAATTCTTAAACACATCACCAGTCAGTGAACTTACTATACCAACTACGACGACGTCTTCGCGTATGTCAAGACAAGAGAGAATGGTACTTATACTTTAGACTATTAATGCTAACGTCAAGTAGTGCtagtattaaaatttatttgtttgtttgatcgcgCTTGTATTTGAAACTAGTCAATTTATTAAGCGAGGCTATAAGGCTATAAAGCCTCACGATACGATCAGAAGATGAAGCTGTTTTAGGTTTTCATTTCGATACAGCCTGTCCTAACCCCGCTAACGGAGGTTTGAATCGAATCGGACAATATGACCGATGAAGTTTGTAGACATCACCTAAGTAGGTAAGTTTGTTCATAGCATCAAGGCTATCTAGCTGTCGCCTAATGActttaataaaagtacctaactacataggtatttattttgttgttgttacaGGATCACGCGCCGTCATCACCGTTTCCCAGTTCAAATAGAAATTTGTCGCCGTCCGTTGctcatttttttaatcaaacagCACACCAGTCTTCTTTATCACCTTCTAGAAGTACCATGATAATTGCTTCTCCTTCGAGGGATGCTAATCGCCGCTTATTATAGTCAAGAGTCAAGTTATAACGCacctttatattaaaaaaagcaagaataatataaaatgttagaaGATTTAGGTATAGTGAGAGTAaggttttagatatattatgtagtttttattatttaaattaagacgaAGCCAGCAAGCTaatctaatatttaattataattaaaattaatgataatgacaatttgtttagatttttttatatttgtataataagtaataatgaaTCGATAAGcagagaataataattatacaaaaaagtaattactaatttgttttattaagtaggtaagtaaatattgttttcaacaaatcataaaattatgtaggtatgtctgTTTACGTTACttagaaaaaactaaaattgtttaGATATTCGAGAACACTGAGTTGGGGTGCAAAGACTGACGGCTTGAGTTTCTGACAAGCTGTCGTTAGGtacctgaaaaaataaaaataaaataggaattaaacaaatacacaatGTAAATTTAAACTATTTACATACACCTACGAGCTACAACATGTCAGAAGTCAGAATGCATTTGATGCaaaaaagagtataataagtataggggaatTTTAAAATCAACGGAATCGTAGAATACTTGCCATGGAATTATTATCATGCTGCTGCATCTCTTGTATCTGAATCGTAAGTGGAGTGCCTAAAATATTCGATATCTTGGTGTTAAGGCAATTcaaaaatcttgatattattacTTTCTGAAACAATACACATACATTTAATACTACCTACATGAATTACCTATttgcattaaataattataaaatagacATCGATTGCAACTGTTCTAGAGCATACTCTCTAATATAGCAGAGCTTGAGACATCTATGTGATCTATGAAAGACAAACGCTACGCtactattttgataaaaaaaatgcaggTACATAGATACGAAGTACGAATATTGTTATCCcggtttaaatatttacatacctCTAATGGTTTCGGCGTAGGAGTCACTATTGGAAAATTTCTAATAACGCATAACTTTGGGTAAAGTAGTGGTTCTCCACGCCAGAACTGAATCGAGTAATAGGAAGTTTCTTCTTCAGGCAGACGATAGCCATgctgccaaaacaaattaaaaaaaatatagtttaattcAAACTTTTGTTCaactaggtacctatctacctaaaaTCTTCAATGTTTCTGTCATATCATTCGACTTTTGAAGTGAGCTCGAAAGCATTCTCACCTATCGAGGTCGAGATTATTTTCACAACCAATGATATATGGCGGATCGTGATTGAGTTTAATTCGATTTTTCGAATTAAGAGTTACAGAATAGTCTAGTTAGGCTGGGTCGGTAAAAAGTAAAAGGACCTaccatttactttttttttgtatgtaactTATGTAAATAGATGAGATACATGCAAATTAGGTACCTtatatgtaaaaacaaaattgtaaagtTAACTCACAATATTTTTCCAGTGTCTACGTATATCTTTGTAGGatttaaattttgaaacaggAACTTGAGAAAAATCTTTATAGCTGTCTTCCACCATAGCCTTGTTCAAGCTAGAATCAGAAATGACTTGCCTAACTTAATTAAACTCCATGTTTTTTGAAAGTAAGAGTTATTTACTAACTGAAGTAgctattttaataacttaactaCGTGTTATGTAAGTTGGTGTATAAAAAGCACAGTACCTTGGTAGAACTCTTATCCATTCACCAGGAGAAAATTCCTCTTCAGATAtcatcaaattaatttttacaGCATTAATTTCGAGAGTAGTAAAGTTCTCTGTGAAGAgagcaatataataatatcgtcTTAAAGTCAAAATATCTATAGTAATATATAAGTTTAGCCCACAATTGCATTGCAAGGCACTAAGGTACGGTAAGGCGGTAAGATAAGGTAAACATACGATTCACTGAAATATTATACTTGATTCCTTCTTGAGGTCCCTTTGTTGTAAGAAAGTCtctattgtttattaaataaatttcttcCATTGTATTCCATACAGGTGCTATTCTAGCTGTCATAGTGTAATGGaaacatttttcatatatttctGGAGTGACTTCCTTTATACCGCCGTCCTGGAAAAAACTCGGTCTTCAGAATTAAGATGATTGAGGGCTTACTAATTACTAAGGGCTTGTTTCAccttttattatcattatatttactgaattaatttttgaatgtaaaatgtttacttaattattgtgaaacaggccctaagTAGTTATGCCTAGTTATGTAGGCTAAGTACTTACAATTTTTTCAGATAGTaggtataatgttttaaatagcAATAATCACAGGTATGTATATTTCCTTtcataagtaatttattttgataggtACTTACCTGCATTAAGGAATATTTAACGAAAAGAGAATTTAATTTATCGTAGTCATCAccagttttgttaaaaattatatgAACCTGCTTTACGTCCTTCTTGTCAGGACAAGCTAGGATTGACGAGTTTGAAAAAATTATCATTCTGAAAGAGAAATCCAATGaaatcgaaaaataaataatggaatttgaacttgaacaaataaaaataggtaacgGGTAAGCAGGGTgtgaaaagggtgaatagattAGATACAAGACCAATGCCCTATTAACTATTCAcctcaatataataatattgtaatgtaggTAGTTCACCTGCATTTAAGTATTTTCCAGTGGAAATCTGATGGCGCCGAACGATCATGTTTATCATTGATATTTGCAACAGCTATGATGTAGCACAGTTTGGTTAAATCAGGATTTACGATGTTTATTCGCATCTTGTACagtaatatttttgaacttgaaattgtaattaatgaaaaaggcgccaatttctaatttaaaaataaactaggtAGACCTGCATAAATTCAAAATCAGAATAAGGGATTCTACGTCTATTCTCTATGGTAAATCGAAAAGTAGAGCTAGAACGAGactgatacatttttttttaataaaagtgttaaGTGGTCCAAAAATGATCGCATAAGCGAATTTTAGCCGCTGTTCCCTAACTATAGCTCTTCAAAAATGGCACAGCGATGTTTCTCTAATACATGGGTACTAATATTCAAACTTGCACATACAGCATGCAAACTAGTTTTTACCAAGTAAAAAACAGAGTATAAGttagttttttattcaaattaaaataatattagacgtAAAGATAACTAaattcagtaaatattttacacaacTAGGGTACatacaataaagaaaattcaaacataattttagcttatctaattttaaacaatCTCAATCACAGAACTCTTGATAATAATCATTGATGACATCcgattattgaataaaaaagtgCAAAAGGTCCCAATAaccgttattttaaaattataacaatttttgtattaaaattggtCAGTTCGTTATTTCATCGCTAATCCGTAGTACTAAGTAGATAATTATAAGAATAGTGATACGAAATTCTTTCATTCTTTTTACACACAGTTCCattcaacgtaccattaatttCATCGCCAATTTTTGCATTTTACATTTATGTCAGATTATCTCATCTCATAATACCTAATTACTTTGGCACTTCCGTGTTGGGTAACAATGagaatttaaaacatgttttctGCACGCGTAAgcaagtaattaattattattcgatTGGTTTTCAAATTGGTCACGAGCTTTGCGCAACACTCCTTGAGTCTTGTGAATCTCTCTACAAATAGCACGTTGAACGCTTCTCTTGCGTAAATTGGCTGCATTCAATTGCATCAATGTTTCTGCGAGTGTTGCCTTGGTCCTCGCCAGCTTTTGCTTTAATGTTACATTCTCCTCGTACAACGAACCTGCAAATATAAATGTTACGAGTTAAAACAAGGTTGTTGAGCAAGTTCAGTTTCCTAATGAAGATCATTCTGAATTTCTGtttgtaatgtaaacaaatacttacgCGGTGATAGAGCTACGGGATCGTTTTGTTCTAAGCTTGACAACCTATCGCTATCAATACCTTGATCTGGTGAAGTAGGTCTTTCTTCTTCTGAAAGTAGTCCTTCATGTACAATAGCAACTTTATTATTGGCATCTAGTGCCATTTTGCGTGTGACTTCTATTTCAAGCTGAGAATTTGTTTCTAGGGCATTTGAAAGTTTTTCACGCGTCTCTTCCAGTTCCCTTTCTATACGAAGCCGGTCATGTTGAGCACGTGCTCTTTCTAATGCAGCCTGTGAGGCTTGTACGGTGGCCTCGTCCGCAGCGCGCCTTAGCGAACGCTCTGTCTCCATATATGTAGCTTCCAGTTCTTGTCTTTCCGATCGTAGTCTCTCAATTGTTAGCACAGAGTCTGATAGCTTCTGCTCAATTTCTTTAGTCTTACATTCCAAACTCGTGACCGTGTTTCTTAATTCCTCTACGGATTTATTAGCTTCAGCCAGGCTTAATTCTTGAGAACTTATTGTTTCCTTTAATTCGTGATTCTCtgaaatcaaatcatttatttgttctttTGTAAATTCTAGTTTATTACTTAAATCATTGTTCTCTTCCTCCAAGTGTTCACTTCTCTTAGTGAGAAGATTAAGTTCTTCAATCAAGGTGTCACTGGACGGTTTATTGTCTTCTGATCGAGATCCATAAGAAACCCGAGCGCGTCTTGACCGTACTTTGCTATTGTCGGTACTAGATTCGCGCAAGCCGACACCTGTGTCACACAGACCAACCCTAGCCAGTGATACGTTTCGATCAGGCTCCGACCAACATTCTGATTCTGAAATGACGTCTGCTTGTGGGAAATGTTTCATTAAAGCTTTTTTCTGGGCGGAATATTTCATCGCGTTATCATCACTACAAGCCATGTGGTGTCCAAACATCATAGTCAGATCTTCAATCCTCAATGACTGTGATATATCAATGTTACTCTCGTCCATTGTGAAGTCTTCTGGTGCCATTGACTCATCTAATTCCAAACCAACAGGCAAGGCAAGACTTTGTTCTAGTATACTTTCAGCCAATTTCTTCTTATCTTCACCAAGTACACATCTGCCAAAAAAGATGcagaataatgttattatttgatAGTCTCATGATGATTGAGCGttgctacaattttattaaaattttgtgcataaattataaaattaatgtacttACTTGTGCGACAGAAGTTTGTCGAGGAAATAAGCCAATCCTTGCAGTCGTTTAGTAAGCAGCTGCTGAAGATTTCTGAAAATGAGAAAAGTGCAGAAATAATAAGTCAATAACAAAGTTTGATACAAAATAATGCCCGTAAAGttgtaaataagataattaccCGGCGTCAACGTCTTGAACTTTCtcgaaatgtttttgtaaatccCTGACTTTGCTCTCCAAATCCTTAATGTGTTCatctttacattttaaaatttcttcaTATTTCTCCAATTGTGAATCACTAACATGCGCGTAGACTAATTCTTTGTCCTAGAAAAAATTAACTCTATTGAATCTGCACTTACGGATGAATGTAACGCAGCCAGCTTACAGATAAAACTTaccaatttaattttctttatttccctGTCTTGCTGCTGAATTTTCTTCATACATCCTTTTATCATTTGCAACGCCTTTTTGTTCTCCCTACGTAATTTAACAAGTTCATCCTGCAAATacgacattattttattaccaagAAGCCTTAAAAACAGAAACTAGGTACTTACTGACAAACAAATACGGTTTCATATACTTACCAAATCATCATTGTTGACTGTAACAGCCAAATAATCcctgaaaaataatttaatgataaatgtatACGATTTTTACAAGAGATAATGGCGTACCAAAAAATAagtcaataatttaaattacccAGCCGATTCAGACTCCGCGCACGTGTCATCAACCAATTCCTTCTTTTCGGGTTCCTGAAATACAAAGAATTTTATGATTAAACAATATAGTAATATGGTATTTGGTATCAACAATTTATATACTTTATATTCTTGTGTTTACCTGATCCTGTGATACAGATTCTTTTTTTATCACATTACTATTATTCATTGATATTTCCACACTATCAGTTGATATGGAGCCCTGTAGAAAAACATTATAGATCATTGTGTCAATTGtcttaaattaattcttaataattatacaatctTAATTTATATAGGACATACTTGTTGCTCCAAGACATCAATAGCTTCAGCTGCAGCTGCAAGAAGCTCTTGTTTGTCAGTCAGTTGCCTTCTCAGTTCCTCCACTTCCACTTGAAGCCTTACATTGTGTTCCAATAGACCCTGAGGAATATTTTAACGTAAGCTGGGCAATTCTTATATTAGCTACGTTTACGCTAATGAACAACGTGGACTGCCTCATTGATAAAATTCGATTCTATTCGAGGATTTGATTTTCGagtcaagtaaaatatttagaaattatcttttaaaaatttTCCAGGATTTTGGCGGGTGAAACCACAGAAGCCATTATTAATAACAGAACAATAACATATT includes:
- the LOC118273573 gene encoding U2 small nuclear ribonucleoprotein auxiliary factor 35 kDa subunit-related protein 2; this translates as MGRHAEWRKLAKKQRRKRIRTLQATERDKFFSTEWYIKQQEIEEQLLLEQINKQNEEENAKWIEAEKIAIAQWKRLQEEKQRAIQLRAEQEAKMRLEWELEQERKKKEEERIKAAEEEQKRKHKMFMDHLDKFLSGDSVEPPPELKVVRETRPEAENCPFFTKTSCCRFGDQCSRNHQYPGISRVLLATNFYTHFGLSNADVSEYDTDIMLEYEDSETYKEYKEFFYDVLSEFEKFGRIVQFKVCNNYEKHLRGNTYVEFAELRCAVAAYRALHTRWYGGRQLSLQFCNITSWSNAICGLQLRRRCPKGRACNFLHVFRNPNNLYNHNQNYDPEREKERSSRSSVRSWRWSESPEREPLKRVSSRRDESSERRHRRTRYRDREDDDYDDDDDDRYYRRTSSRRSSHRR
- the LOC118273575 gene encoding uncharacterized protein LOC118273575, translating into MENSKQKIKNLIQNHQEFDFIQLLRAGFDPNLEGGWPIRLAARHGCTLIVEALLQFGANPHLLSESGASTLQLAVFSGEHWETDKWTPLLSCCDSSQLADGAAVAIIFNNVEALNKILTTGRCNTNIPTTLTGKTLEVLAKAYKLSEFLNTSPVSELTIPTTTTSSRMSRQERMDHAPSSPFPSSNRNLSPSVAHFFNQTAHQSSLSPSRSTMIIASPSRDANRRLL
- the LOC118273574 gene encoding uncharacterized protein C18orf63-like, which gives rise to MRINIVNPDLTKLCYIIAVANINDKHDRSAPSDFHWKILKCRMIIFSNSSILACPDKKDVKQVHIIFNKTGDDYDKLNSLFVKYSLMQDGGIKEVTPEIYEKCFHYTMTARIAPVWNTMEEIYLINNRDFLTTKGPQEGIKYNISVNQNFTTLEINAVKINLMISEEEFSPGEWIRVLPSLNKAMVEDSYKDFSQVPVSKFKSYKDIRRHWKNIHGYRLPEEETSYYSIQFWRGEPLLYPKLCVIRNFPIVTPTPKPLEKVIISRFLNCLNTKISNILGTPLTIQIQEMQQHDNNSMVPNDSLSETQAVSLCTPTQCSRISKQF
- the LOC118273484 gene encoding centrosomin isoform X1 translates to MATLPRMHNSKQGPGLPSPFSTSPRKLQEMALPPSEGHDVTTASGISMKQYEEQLNGLRKENFHLKLRIYFLEEKLGTGSPPAVQGLLEHNVRLQVEVEELRRQLTDKQELLAAAAEAIDVLEQQGSISTDSVEISMNNSNVIKKESVSQDQEPEKKELVDDTCAESESAGDYLAVTVNNDDLDELVKLRRENKKALQMIKGCMKKIQQQDREIKKIKLDKELVYAHVSDSQLEKYEEILKCKDEHIKDLESKVRDLQKHFEKVQDVDAGNLQQLLTKRLQGLAYFLDKLLSHKCVLGEDKKKLAESILEQSLALPVGLELDESMAPEDFTMDESNIDISQSLRIEDLTMMFGHHMACSDDNAMKYSAQKKALMKHFPQADVISESECWSEPDRNVSLARVGLCDTGVGLRESSTDNSKVRSRRARVSYGSRSEDNKPSSDTLIEELNLLTKRSEHLEEENNDLSNKLEFTKEQINDLISENHELKETISSQELSLAEANKSVEELRNTVTSLECKTKEIEQKLSDSVLTIERLRSERQELEATYMETERSLRRAADEATVQASQAALERARAQHDRLRIERELEETREKLSNALETNSQLEIEVTRKMALDANNKVAIVHEGLLSEEERPTSPDQGIDSDRLSSLEQNDPVALSPRSLYEENVTLKQKLARTKATLAETLMQLNAANLRKRSVQRAICREIHKTQGVLRKARDQFENQSNNN
- the LOC118273484 gene encoding centrosomin isoform X2, yielding MAELLPSGDVGVITSPRKLQEMALPPSEGHDVTTASGISMKQYEEQLNGLRKENFHLKLRIYFLEEKLGTGSPPAVQGLLEHNVRLQVEVEELRRQLTDKQELLAAAAEAIDVLEQQGSISTDSVEISMNNSNVIKKESVSQDQEPEKKELVDDTCAESESAGDYLAVTVNNDDLDELVKLRRENKKALQMIKGCMKKIQQQDREIKKIKLDKELVYAHVSDSQLEKYEEILKCKDEHIKDLESKVRDLQKHFEKVQDVDAGNLQQLLTKRLQGLAYFLDKLLSHKCVLGEDKKKLAESILEQSLALPVGLELDESMAPEDFTMDESNIDISQSLRIEDLTMMFGHHMACSDDNAMKYSAQKKALMKHFPQADVISESECWSEPDRNVSLARVGLCDTGVGLRESSTDNSKVRSRRARVSYGSRSEDNKPSSDTLIEELNLLTKRSEHLEEENNDLSNKLEFTKEQINDLISENHELKETISSQELSLAEANKSVEELRNTVTSLECKTKEIEQKLSDSVLTIERLRSERQELEATYMETERSLRRAADEATVQASQAALERARAQHDRLRIERELEETREKLSNALETNSQLEIEVTRKMALDANNKVAIVHEGLLSEEERPTSPDQGIDSDRLSSLEQNDPVALSPRSLYEENVTLKQKLARTKATLAETLMQLNAANLRKRSVQRAICREIHKTQGVLRKARDQFENQSNNN